ATCAACGAAGCCACTACGCTCGACAGCAAAGTCTTCCTCTCCAGGAATAGAACTTATACCGGCTACAGACGGAAAAAAATCAGAAGGAGAAGAGGTTATTAAAAACATAAACAAAGACCTATATTCAATTCATTAATATAATAACAATAACAATCAACCATTATCAATAATGTTTATTTTAAAAACAACAAAAATCAATTAACTAAAAAGTTAAAATAAAACAAATAAAATAAAACAAATCGTAAAAAATTATATATTGACATTAAGAATAGCTATACCGAAGTGAATGCATCGTCTAGGCTCGAAGATAAGCTCTTATCCGCCTGCCGTCTCTTGGACGCGTGGATCGGTCTTCTTAATAATGATACTGACGTTCTTTTGATTGAAACCCTTGTAGCCTTCCCGCCTCTGCAGGTTTTCCAAATGACTTCCAAGAGCGCCTTGGGATAAGAATTTATGTGCATGCTCTTCAGAGATTTTTTTATCGGCAAGCAATCTTTGCACGCGCTTAGGATCCACCTGCCAAACTTCTCCTGCCGTAAAGGCTTGCCTTAAGTAAGGAAAAGAACTAAAAGGACTCATCATTTTAACGCCCCGCTTAGCCAGATCTTCTGTTAGCTCTTCAAACATGAATTGGGCCTCTAAGTGGTGCATGCCGGCTTTTAAGATAGAATCTCCATGCAAGGCGCACCAAAGGCCAATCGTACCTAATTGAGGAAGCTCCGGCAGAGGTTGATGAGCAATGTCGCCTTGGATTTCATCAGGGGCCAGATCGACATCTAAGAATAGAACTAGTCGACAGACGGCATTCTCCATCACTTGAGCTCCCCAGCCAGCCTCTTCTCCGGCATAGAAGCGTTCACGGCAAGTAAATCCCAAAAGTTCAAATAGCTCGACTAACTGATGAAAATGCTTTCTGGAAGAGCGGAAGGTATGATGATCATGATTAGCCCATCCCATTCCTAAGCTATCTTGGCGGTTTTTTTGTATTTGTCCCGCTGTATTCCTTGCTTGCCAATAACGCCTTTCCGCCTCTAACACTGTCCAAGCAGCCCGATGCTGCCCCATACGGTGGACAAATTCTTTAGCCAAAGCAAAAGCCCATTGCATGGCCTGCTCTTCGTCTTCGATACTTCTCGGCCGCCTTTGCCACAATTCTAATGCTTCTTGATAGATATGGATGACTTCCGGGTTTTCTTCTGTCGGCATAAGAGTCTGCGTTCCACGCCTCTCAACAACCCATAAGGCCGTTTCCTGCTCCGTATGCACACAGCAGCGACGATAGTTTCCAAATAAAGCGCCCTCAATGGGAATATCAGTGCCTCCGCGGGCCATTAAAAAGTCAGCAAGCGAATCGACAGCGACAGCAATCCCCACAGGCTCGGACGCGCTTTGCTTAATGACAAGGCGTGGAAGCTGGGCACCCGGATGGTGATAAACAAGGGCATTTTCTTCCAGCAACTGCTGGATAAAACCTGAAGATTGCAGTTGCTGTTCTAATTCTGGAGAATGGGCGACTACAATATGGTCAAGCCAATCGAATAAACGCGTACTAGTCCGCTCAAGCAGGTTTGTCTGCAGCTGGGCAATCGCTTTATTTGCAGCGGCAGCGCTTTCAAGAGCATCTAAAATAAGTCGTTCTGCTTTTGGCTGGCATTCCCATTGAAAGGCAGCATTGATATTCATCGCACTCTCCATCCATGGTTGAAATTCTTTGTTATTTATTCAAAGCCAAGCTTTCCAAAAGCGAAGATGTTAATTGGCAAGGTCTCAGCTGATGCTCGTTAAATTCATATGTCGCTAAGGGATGAGCTTGGCGGCTTAAAAAATTCATATTCTCTTGATGAATTAAAATAAAGCTCACTTCTCTTAAAGATGCAAGCATATCAATAAAATTTTGCGAAGGCTGAGGATCTTTAATATAAACTAATAAGGATTCTCCATCGTTAGTCAATTGCTTAATAGTTTGAAATAATTTAGGGGTAAGCATTTCTCCGCTAGAAACAACAAGAATATGAAAAGGCTTTTTTTTCAATACTTCCCGCAAAACAAACAAGCGCTCTCGATCAAATACTTTATGGCACATATCACTTTCAAATAACCGATGGGCGAGGTCGGACAAACTGACTCTCGCACAGCCGACATGTTCGATCGCGATTCCGGCAGCGACATTGCATAATTGGGCAGCTTCTGCATAAGACAGCTGATTGGCAAGGGCATAGGCTAGCATCGCAAGCACGGTGTCGCCGGCTCCCGTCACATCTTTTACCTCTTTTGCATGGACAGGAAAATCTTGCCGCGCGCCTGACGCTTCGAATACAGAAATGCCGGCCTCCGAACGCGTAACCATGAGCATTTGCGCTTGGGTGATCTGCAAAACTTTGCGAGACACGTCCTCTAGGGGAGCATGGGCCGGCATTCCTGCCGCCGCGTACACTTCTGACAGATTAGGCTTAATGATTGTTGTTCCCTGATATTTGCTGAAATCTTGTCCTTTGGGATCCGTAATAACAATGATTTGCCGTTCTTTAGCCTGTTGAATAATTGCCTGGGTTAACTTCGGCGTTAAAAACCCTTTACCATAATCGGATAACGCAATGATCTTGACATCCTGCATCAGCGCCGGCAGGGCATTTATTAATTCCTCTTCCAAATGGCCGGATAAAGGAATGGCTTGTTCAAAATCTACGCGAACAATTTGCTGATTGTCGGCAATGATTCGATTTTTAACCGGGGTTCGATAGGACTCTTGTACAAAAATGGAGTCCGCCCCTACTCCCTCTTGCTGCAAAGCCTTGCACAGCATATCGCCAGCCCAATCTTTACCTATGCGGCCTAGCGGAATAACTGTCGCCCCCAAAGAGATCAAGTTAAGAATGACATTTCCAGCTCCGCCCGGACGATGCTCTTCATGATGCACATGGATAACGGCAACAGGCGCTTCAGGGGAAATGCGGCGTGCCTTTCCTACGGTATAGGAATCGAGAAGCATATCTCCAACCACCATTACCTTGGCCGGATTCAAAGACCCAAGAATATTCGCAAGCTTTACCATACCCTTCCTGGCAATAAATATTTTCTTACATAATCAAAGATTGCATCTTTTAATGACAGGCAATGCGCCTGCTCTTTTAAAACGTGAAGCGTTTTCGTCATATCAGCACGGCTGTAATTTTGATATTTAGCAACTAATTCCGTCGGCATATCGATATAGTCAATTTTAGGCTCTCTATCCATTGCATGGAAAACCGATCGGGCCAACTCATTCCACGTCGAGGCAACGCCGCTCCCAATATTATACAACCCTCCCGCGTCATTCTCCAAGAAGGCGCAGGTCATTCTCACGGCGTCTTTGACGTAGATAAAGTCCCTCTTTTGCTCGCCATCGGCAAAATGGGCCGGATCCGAAGATTTAAATAGCCTTACCCTCTCTCCTTTTAATATTTGCGGAACCATGCGGGTAATGGCAGAGGCCATTCGCCCTTTATGCCATTCGTTAGGTCCAAAAACATTAAAATATTTTAATCCGACCAACTGATTTAATACCCCTTCATTAAATGCCCATTGGTCAAAAAGCTGCTTGGAAAAGCCATACATATTGAGGGGATGCAAATCATACAACTTATCTTCATTGTCCACAAATCCTTTAGTTCCATCTCCATAAGTAGCAGCTGAAGACGCATAGATAAAACGCTGTTCATTTTTCAAGGCATATTCCGCCAATCGCACACTGAAGCGATAATTATTCTCAAGCAGATAGCTTGCATTCGTCTCCATGGTATCTGAGCAGGCGCCTAAATGAATAAACGCTTCTATAATCGACTCGCGTCCGACCAGCCACCCAAAGAGCTGCTCTTTAGACAAAATATCAACAAATCGCTTGCCAACTAAATTTTTCCATTTCTCTGAAGAACGCAATTCATCCACAATAATGATATTGCTCATTCCCTTATCATTTAAATGGCGCACCACACAGGATCCAATAAATCCAGCCCCTCCTGTAATAACAATGAGCTGATCATCAAACATTTTCATCATTTCACCTCACTAACCCGCTTCATTTTAAGAAATCCGCTTGCAAATTGTAAAAGGGTGCCGCCGAATTTCCCCTAATCTAGATTCAACGATAGCCTCCACTCTCAAGCAAGAATTTAAATAGAAAAAAATAAAGAATAAAATGTCTTAAAAGGTGTATTAAAACGCTAATGACCTAGATTTGAGGTTATTACGGGTTTTAAATACACCCTCTTAGAGACTGTCGTCGAATTCATAATAGTGCAGCTAAAATAGCAAAAGAGGACAAACTTTACTAGTTATAGTTATTCGCCTAAAGCGTGTCCTCACATTCATAATCGTCTATATTTGAGATTGTTCTCTCCCTAAAAGGCAATAAGAGAGCAGATAAGATTAAGCGCCTATTGCCCCTATCGCTTTCTAAGGAAAAACCCACTCGAATTCAGGCAATTATCCATTTAGGGCACGCCCTAAGCCGTGTCCCTAGTTTATTTCGTTCTCTTTATCAAAAAAGCGCTGGCTGAGCTCCGGATAACCCGCTTGGCGCAGTTGAATTGCCGTTAATTTGATTTTATTAAGCAAAAGAAGCTGGCATTCGCAACGGCGGCATACAATGACCGGTTCGGCATGTTCAGCGGAGCAAAGAGGGCAAATCCAGAGATTTTCAAGCATCTCATCCATTATTTTACCTAGAGGAAAACATCAATTTTGACTCAATTCGTATATAGCAAACCATGCGCGTTGATTGCAATCTAGTTATTTTCTTCTATCAAGAACAATTTATTTTTATAGAAGATTAAATTTTCTCAACAACCGGATTTATTTAATTTTCTAATTTTACTATTATTAGTAAAAATGCGGATTTTTCTCGAAAAGGGTTTCTAAAACTATTTTTTGTGTCTTAAAAACCTTCTATCGCAAACAAGATATTAAAACTGAACGCATTTATAAATAATTTATTTAAAAATACTAATTTTAATCACTTATCTCAAAGGTTACCAATATGAGTTCTTATTCATCTCAAACCGGTTCTTCTTCTTTTTTTCCAGGCTATGATTCCCTTTGGAATCCAAGTTATGATTTCCTTTGGAATGATGAAGAAGGAGGGAGGACCGGGCTTTTACCGGACACGTTAGCCACCCCTCCTGTTGATCAAATCCCTTCTTCGGCCCCCCTTGTTCAACCAGTCCATCAAATCGGCATGCAATCCTTGCAACCCCCCGCATCTTCAAATGCCCCCTTATTTATTTCTTTAGAAGGATTCATTTCTCTTACTCCTCAGGTTTCCACGCCATCCCTTTCTTATCTTAATTTCCCTCCTCATTCATCTAATGGGCAAGACCCATCCACCGTCACCGATTTTAATCCTTTCTTCTTTGACTTCTCTCCTAAGCTAGCCGAGCAGCCTGTCATGACAATCAAGCAAGAAGAGTGTAAGCGTGAAATTGAAATCCCAGATGAAGTGAATGCCTCAAACGTTTCGTCTTCAAAAAAGAGAAAAAGAAGGCAATCGGAAGACGATAGGATAAAGGCACAAGTAGAAGAGCAAGAAGAAGTCCTAAATTTACAGGAAATAAAGCAAAGAAGACGCAAGGAAAAGAATCGTATCAGCGCTAAGCTATCCCGTGATCGCAAAAAGGAAATCGGAGATAAACACTTGTCAGAACTAAAAGAGTTTGATTCCATGGTCAAACGGATCAATACCAAATGCGCGGTTTTGCCACAGTGCTTCTCTTCCTTGGATAATCTATCTTCACAACCTGAAGGGACTCACTCAAAGAACATAACGGTAGAAGAGATAGACCGCAGCAGCCAAAGAGAGCACATAGAAGAAATTGTCAACAATGCTTTGAGTCAAATTCAGATTCAAGAAAGACGGGCTCTCAAAGCCGAGACGGAACTAAGTTTAGCCCATCAAGAAATGGCAAGGCTTAAAAGAGAGATTCAAATATTAAGAAAGATGGAAAAGTATAGTCCTCAAACGCCTACCGCCTTGCCATCGACTCTTGCGCCATCAAATGAGTTCTCTTTTCTTTAATCTAAAGATAATGAGTTAAAAGAAGAAGCAGGGTTGCGCTTTGTTAGCCTAAGCCCTGCTTTCTTTCGCCATATTAAAAAAATAGGGCTAAAAATTTTCAGCGTTTCTAACCAAATTGAGCCGCAAAATCTACTTATGTGAGATGAGATAGGCTGTTAAAACTCAATCTAGCCCATTAGCAGTTTTAAGAAATTCTCTAAAGCACGCGTTTTAAACAAATATAGCGACCGCAGCTTGCCTTAATATTTTATTGCCATGCCGATAGCCAACGCGAATGGTCTGTGCAATTTTTCCCATTTGTCCTCCGGCTATGCGTTCTAACGCTTGATGCTCGTCTTCGTTGAATTCCTCTCCGGATTGCGGATCGATGAGATAAATGTGCATATTTTCCAAACGCGCTAGCATTTTATAGCGCAAATGATTGACTTGCCCTTGCCAAAGCCCGATGAGGTTTTCTACTAAAGGATGCCAATAAGGTAAATGAGCCAATAGTCCTTCTTTTTTAGGCAGCACGTTTAGCACTTGATGGCTCATTTGCTTGGAGTACTGAGACAAATCAAAAATCGCATCGGCAATTTCAATAAAAGCTTCTTGCGATTGCTTTTCTAAATACGCTTGCCTGTCATTTAGAAGTTCTATTTCTAAATCCGTCAACTCCCCTTCTTTTTCGGATAGGCTTGCTATAGCAGGGAGAGCCCCTTCCGGCTCTTCCTCGTATTCTTCCCACTCTTCAGAAATGGCCATTAAGAGGCTATCGAACTGAGACACCATTTTACCCATATTCTCAGCCATTATTTTAATATCCCGGCCTTGTTTCCGCAGTTCTAAACTGAGCCTTTCATTTTCCAAAACGCAATCATACAAGCTTGGCAATTTAAGGCTCTCATAAGCTTCTCGAACATCTTTTGGCCAATTGGAGGAAGGATCATTTTTCGAAGATTCATCGGTCATAGGAATGCATTACCTTTCTAAATTACCTCCGAATAGTAAAAGAGAGGAAAGATTTCTCACAAATATTATTAACGTGAATTAATGAAAACTTTAGCCCATGCCCTTTCATCCGCATGCATCCGTATTGATTAACAATCAGCTTAGCTGGCATTTCCATCCATGCGGGAGATTAATAACCTGCGCTTTGGGCTTTTTGCTCGTTGGACGGACATGAAAGCTCTTCCCGATCAAGAATGGCAAAAGGTCCATATTTTTTAATATTGGCTTGCTTGTCATTTGTCCATCTCCGCGGCTTTGATGCGACCGAAAGAGCAACCTCAAAAAACTTTGGTTAATACCATCTGTCTGAAGCACGGTTGATGAATTGAGCAGAAAATAGACGATAAGAAGGATCGGATGGAAGCTGTCCATCCCCTAAACAAAAAAAAGAGGAGCCGGAGCCAGACATGAGAACCGTATTAAAGCCGTTCTTTAAAAGAGACTGCTTTAACTCATTCAGTTCGGGCCTCATTTCAAAAGCCGCCTTTTCCAAATCATTAAAAGACGGAGTCGCGCCGGATAAATACTTTTCCAAATCTTGCTTGGCCAGCCCGGGCATCTCTTCTTGGACTGAAAGATTCAAGCGGCGGTAAACTTCAGGGGTCGATAGGCCGCCTTGAGGTTTTATCACCCACAACTGGCGCGGCGGCAAGGCAGGCAATGCATATACATTCTCTCCACGCCCCGTACAATAAGCGGTCCCTTGAGAAAAGAAAAAGGGAATGTCCGAGCCGATTTCAGCACTCCAGTCACGTAACTTTTCAGTCGGAATATCTGTTTTGGCAAGCAGATTGCAAGCCCACAGCGTTGTCGCGGCATTGCTGCTGCCCCCGCCTAGCCCAGCTTCATAGGGAATATGCTTGTCTAAGTGAATTTTAAAAAATACTTTCAGCCCTGTTTTACGGCGAAATAATTCGACCGCTTTTAGAACTAAATTAGAGGAATTGGTAGGCAGGCTAGGATCGCTGCAAGTTAGACTATCTCGCTCGCAAGGCTCATAAGTAAGGTGATCGCCCAAATCGATGGTTTGAAAAAGAGAAGAAAGTTCGTGATAGCCATCAGGACGCTTGCCTACGATGCGTAGGAAAAGATTGATCTTAGCCGGAGAAAATAATTGGAGCATAGCGGGTCTATTACAAATAATTAAATCTAAAAAGGGATTTAATAGCCTCTTCGAAACGATTAAATCCCTCTAGAATATTGATAAGACATCCTAAAGGGATATATTCATTCCCTTCAGGCAGGCTTTATAGCGCATCCAATTAAGAGGCTTGTTGCTCTTCCATTGCTGCGCGATGTCCTTCTTCTGACATCACTTTCAAATTAAAGCTGGCTGTTACCCCTTCTTTCAATTTGATAGCGATCTCATGAACGCCTGTCGTCTTGATCGGATGCTTAAGCTGCACGGCTCTTTTTTCTACTTCCACATGAGCCTGATCCAACAACAGTTGAACGATCTCTGTAGATGTGACTGAACCATACATATGTCCTTCCTGATCAACTTTGACAACTTTTGTCAAAGAAATATCCTGAATCTTTGCTGCAATAGCTTCTGATTCTTCTTTGTCGATTGCAGCTTTTTTACTGCGCTCTTCTTGCAAACGCTCTTGCATGCGCAAAGCTTGCTTGCTGGCCAATACTGCCAATCCTTGCGGGATCAAAAAGTTGCGTGCATAGCCAGGTTTTACATTGACAATTTCGCCACTTCGACCAAGGGCTTCTACATCTTCTAGTAACAACAATTGTGTTGCCATAATGTTTTTCTCCTCGATTATTCCTTAAACTTCAGCTACAAATGGCAACAAGGCTACATGTCTGGCGCGCTTAATTGCTGCTGTTAATTTCTTTTGATGATAGGCAGAGACACCTGTGATGCGTCTTGGTAAAATTTTGCCGCGCTCGGTAATAAATTTTGTCAGCGTATCGATATCTTTGTAATCAATTTCTTTGATGCCCGCTGCTGTAAAAGGGCAACGCTTACGCTTCTTAGAACGCGCATCAGAGTATTCAGGATTAGTTCTAGTTTTTTTCTGCATGTTTTCTACTCCTTACTGCTGTTCAACTAAGGGTTTGAATTCAATTTTATCCATTACTTTATCTGCACGCAAAGTAATAAAACGGATTAAGTCTTCATTTAAGTGGTACTCTTGCCACAATTCAGAAATGGTTGAAGTGGGAGCGGTAAAGTAAACAATATAGTAATATCCTTCCCGGTGTCCCTCAATTTCATAAGCTAAGCGGCGTCTGCCTTGCTCGTGAACTTTTTTGATTTCTCCGCCGCGATTGGTAATTCCGGCCTGGATACGATCCAAAGCTTTATGGCGAGCATCATCGCTCAGCGTTGCGCTAATGACATACATTCCTTCGTAAAGGTTTTGTCTGTTTTGGCTCATGCGTATTCTCCTAACCCTGCAAAGGGGGTTTTGTTAAATCTATTGGCTCCTGCTTCGGCAAGCTTACAGGACTGGCCTTGCGAGGAGCTGTGTTGACCGCGTTCATGACCTGAGAGACGTTTTCTTTCAGCAAGCGCAATAAAACGTCTACCCCGCGATCAACAAACGTCGTTAAATGGTTTAATTCATCTGGGCTGAAACGATCTAATACATAGCCGGCAAGCTGTTTCTCACCCGGATGGCCAATCCCCATCCGCAAGCGGATGTAATGAGAGGTCCCTAAATGAGTTTCAACGCTTTTTAGACCATTATGGCCGCCAGCACTCCCCATTGTCTTTAATCGAAGTCTTCCAAAAGAGAGGGCAATGTCGTCAGTCACAATAACCAAATGGCTAAGCGGCAATTTAAAAAAATTTAAATAACGCTTAATCGCCGTTCCGCTCAGATTCATATACGTCAAGGGCAGAAATAAGTGAACAGAGGCATCTCCGATCACTCCTTTTGCAATTAACGCGTTAAAATACTTATCTTCTTTAAAGTGCCATCCCATCCGGTTAGCCAAAGCCTGAACAACGAGATATCCCATATTATGGCGCGTCATCTCATATTCAGAGCCTGGATTTCCCAATCCAACAAAAACAAATGAAAGCGGCTTAGACTGAGTCACACTTTAAACAGGGTTTTAGCGTTTTACAATAACGGCAACCACTTCATGCAAATCGACTAAAGGGCGCACCGTTTCTGGGATTTGAATATCAGACAATCTCTTAGATTGCTTCAATCCCAATTCTTTAATGTCTAATTCAAAAAAAGAAGGCATATCCTTTGGCAAGCAGCGCACGCGCACATGGCGAATGACTTGACGGAGCACACCGCCCAGCTTAATCCCTACGCAGTCTACAGCGCCTATGCATTCGATAGGAACTTTTACATTGATCTTGTGATCTTCTACTAATTCTTCAAAGTCCAAGTGAGTAACAGCATAAGAAGTCACGTTATACTGAATATCTTTAATGATAACTTGGCGCTCATGGCCTTTATCATCGACTAAAGTGAATTTAGTTGTTGGCAAATGGCCTGACTTCACTTGACGTAAATAAGCCCCAAATTCCGCACTCTTAACAGCTAAGGTCTCTCCCTCTTTTCCCTTTGTATAAAGGACAGCTGGAATATACCCTTCACGGCGAAGCTTATTCACTTCACTCTTGCTGTTTGCTTTTCTCGCTACTGTTTGCAGTTTCATGAATCCCCCAAAAAGGATAAAGTTAAACAAATTTTTTATCTAATGGTCTGCTTTACGGCCTGATGGTTTACTCGTTCAAGTCCATCGCAAAGCGCTGCCCTTAACCTCTACAGCCTCCCCGTTCAATTCTGACGGCCGCAAAGGGAATGATTGACACTTTATTCTATAAGATAGATGGACAGCCTCTAAGGCATGATGAAAAGAGGGAAAAAAATGGCTAAAACTTAATTAATGTCTGGCCATTTATGAGAATGAATGTCATTCCTATCATTTTAAGCGGGTTTTATGAACCACGCTCCCTTCTCTCGGCATGCTGCTGGCAATTAAGCTCTCCATGAGAGAACCATCGCCAGCGAGAAGTACATCTTTCTAACTTCTGAAAAGCCGCTTTATTCCGCCTGCAGAAGTTTTTATAATACCTCGCTCACACTCTCCGCTATGCAACCTTTTCTTTAAAAAGAAAAAACCGCTTATCCTTACTCTCAGTAAAAAAAAGCAATTTAATTGCTAATAGATAATGATAAGGAAAGACAATGTTTGAGGCTAGCAAAAGAGAGTTGTCGATCAAGGTGACAAATTGGGGTGGAAGGATTCGAACCTCCGCATGGCGGTACCAAAAACCGCTGCCTTACCGCTTGGCTACACCCCATTATTTTATGGACCGTTCGCGTTAGCAAAGTCAAAATCTTAACGCGACGCTGATTTTTTTGCAACAAGAAAGAGATAATAGCGAACACTTCACTCGTAACTGCTTATGTATAAGTCTCTACGCGCTCTCTTCAGATTGTGCTGATCATCTGCAATGATCTCATCACACCCTCTTAAGAGGCTTTCTTAAAGCGGTTATTTTCTCTATAAGAAAACCTGAAATATTAAAATCGCTAATGACCCAGATTCGCGTTCTTTTTCCCGGAGCAAGAGCACTAGAGAAAAACGCTCTCGAAAGCGAGCGATTATAAGCGGTATAACAGGCGCTGAGATAGCGGAAAAAAATTGAATTTAGGTCATTAGCAGTTTTAATGCCTCTCTACGACTTCTGTAATTTTTTTCTTTTCCTCTGAATCCAATATTTTGTATGGTAGCTTTTCGAGAAACGAGTAGCGGAGCCACACTATGCATATTGTTCATATAGCGTCAGAATTAGCCCCTTTAGCCAAAGTAGGCGGCCTTGCCGACGTGGTTTTAGGCCTTTGTCGGGAATTATCCTGGAAAACCCATGATGTTGATATTATCATTCCAAAATATGATTGCATGGATAGCGAACTGATCCGCGATCTAACGGTTGATTACAAGGACCTCATGTCGTTTTATCAAGGGGAATGGTATTCTAATACTGTTTGGATGGGTTGGGTTGAAAACTTAAAGGTTTACTTTATCGAGCCCCATCATCCCCGCTTTTTTTTCAATCGCGGCTGCTTTTATGGCTGTGATGATGATATTGAGCGTTTTCTTTATTTCTCTCGCGCCGCCATTGAATTTATGTACAAAAAGCCCGTCAATCCCGATATTATTCATATACATGACTGGCAGACGGCCGTGATCGCTCCCCTTTACGCTAATATGTACAATGCGTTAGGCTTCACTAAGCCCAAGACGATCCTAACAATCCACAATATGGAATACCAAGGCAAATGTGCGGCAAAAGATCTCGATCTGATCGGCTTAGATGGCACCTTTTATCAGCAACCGACCCGCATGCAGGACAATCTTTATCCCAATCTCATCAATCTTCTCAAAGGCGGCATTGTTTATTCCGATTACATTACAACAGTATCTCCCAATTATGCTAAAGAAGTTCTTAGCCCTGAAGGGGGAAGAGGTTTAGAATCCACGCTCTTGCATTATCAGAATAAATTCTCCGGCATTTTAAACGGAATTGACTATTCTTATTGGAATCCCGAAATTGATCGTTTTCTTCCGGCCCATTACTCACCACGCGAACTGCCGGCTAACAAAAAAGATCGCAACACGCTTGATAAAAAAGGATTTATCAAAAAGTTATTGAGAGAGAAACTCTTATTAGCTGAGGAACACCGTCCTATTGTCGGTTGCATCACGCGTTTGGTTCCCCAAAAAGGCATTGATTTAATTAAACATACCATGCGGCATATTGTGGACAAGAAAGGACAATTTGTCCTTTTAGGAAGCAGCCCCATTCCAAGCATTAGCGCCGAATTTCATCGCCTTAAGCATCAATATACAGATCATCCTCACATTCATTTAACTTTGCATCATCAAGAAGAGCTTGCCCACATGATTTATGCAGGCTGCGACATGTTTATTGTTCCCTCCATTTTCGAGCCATGCGGGCTAACGCAAATGATCGCTTTAAAATACGGTACGGTCCCCATTGTCAGGAAAACAGGCGGATTAGCCGATACCATTGTTGACGTTGATTACTCGGGCAAGCCTTTTGAAGAAACAAATGGCTATGTTTTTGATTATCCCGATGCAACCGGAATAGATTCCGCTCTAGATCGCGCTATTCAATGTTGGTTCGACGATCCGGAAAAATGGCGGAACATCATGCTTAATGGCATGAAAATAGACTATAGCTGGAATCATTCAGCAGATCTTTACTTGAATATTTATAGAAAACTTAAATCCGGAACGATTTAAACACTGTTATTCATTCAAGCAATGCCCGGAAGATAATCTAATCATCCTTCCG
The nucleotide sequence above comes from Candidatus Protochlamydia phocaeensis. Encoded proteins:
- the rfaD gene encoding ADP-glyceromanno-heptose 6-epimerase, with product MMKMFDDQLIVITGGAGFIGSCVVRHLNDKGMSNIIIVDELRSSEKWKNLVGKRFVDILSKEQLFGWLVGRESIIEAFIHLGACSDTMETNASYLLENNYRFSVRLAEYALKNEQRFIYASSAATYGDGTKGFVDNEDKLYDLHPLNMYGFSKQLFDQWAFNEGVLNQLVGLKYFNVFGPNEWHKGRMASAITRMVPQILKGERVRLFKSSDPAHFADGEQKRDFIYVKDAVRMTCAFLENDAGGLYNIGSGVASTWNELARSVFHAMDREPKIDYIDMPTELVAKYQNYSRADMTKTLHVLKEQAHCLSLKDAIFDYVRKYLLPGRVW
- the rplI gene encoding 50S ribosomal protein L9, with amino-acid sequence MATQLLLLEDVEALGRSGEIVNVKPGYARNFLIPQGLAVLASKQALRMQERLQEERSKKAAIDKEESEAIAAKIQDISLTKVVKVDQEGHMYGSVTSTEIVQLLLDQAHVEVEKRAVQLKHPIKTTGVHEIAIKLKEGVTASFNLKVMSEEGHRAAMEEQQAS
- the rfaE1 gene encoding D-glycero-beta-D-manno-heptose-7-phosphate kinase encodes the protein MVKLANILGSLNPAKVMVVGDMLLDSYTVGKARRISPEAPVAVIHVHHEEHRPGGAGNVILNLISLGATVIPLGRIGKDWAGDMLCKALQQEGVGADSIFVQESYRTPVKNRIIADNQQIVRVDFEQAIPLSGHLEEELINALPALMQDVKIIALSDYGKGFLTPKLTQAIIQQAKERQIIVITDPKGQDFSKYQGTTIIKPNLSEVYAAAGMPAHAPLEDVSRKVLQITQAQMLMVTRSEAGISVFEASGARQDFPVHAKEVKDVTGAGDTVLAMLAYALANQLSYAEAAQLCNVAAGIAIEHVGCARVSLSDLAHRLFESDMCHKVFDRERLFVLREVLKKKPFHILVVSSGEMLTPKLFQTIKQLTNDGESLLVYIKDPQPSQNFIDMLASLREVSFILIHQENMNFLSRQAHPLATYEFNEHQLRPCQLTSSLLESLALNK
- the rpsR gene encoding 30S ribosomal protein S18, with product MQKKTRTNPEYSDARSKKRKRCPFTAAGIKEIDYKDIDTLTKFITERGKILPRRITGVSAYHQKKLTAAIKRARHVALLPFVAEV
- a CDS encoding 50S ribosomal protein L25/general stress protein Ctc: MKLQTVARKANSKSEVNKLRREGYIPAVLYTKGKEGETLAVKSAEFGAYLRQVKSGHLPTTKFTLVDDKGHERQVIIKDIQYNVTSYAVTHLDFEELVEDHKINVKVPIECIGAVDCVGIKLGGVLRQVIRHVRVRCLPKDMPSFFELDIKELGLKQSKRLSDIQIPETVRPLVDLHEVVAVIVKR
- the rpsF gene encoding 30S ribosomal protein S6, with the protein product MSQNRQNLYEGMYVISATLSDDARHKALDRIQAGITNRGGEIKKVHEQGRRRLAYEIEGHREGYYYIVYFTAPTSTISELWQEYHLNEDLIRFITLRADKVMDKIEFKPLVEQQ
- the ispE gene encoding 4-(cytidine 5'-diphospho)-2-C-methyl-D-erythritol kinase, which produces MLQLFSPAKINLFLRIVGKRPDGYHELSSLFQTIDLGDHLTYEPCERDSLTCSDPSLPTNSSNLVLKAVELFRRKTGLKVFFKIHLDKHIPYEAGLGGGSSNAATTLWACNLLAKTDIPTEKLRDWSAEIGSDIPFFFSQGTAYCTGRGENVYALPALPPRQLWVIKPQGGLSTPEVYRRLNLSVQEEMPGLAKQDLEKYLSGATPSFNDLEKAAFEMRPELNELKQSLLKNGFNTVLMSGSGSSFFCLGDGQLPSDPSYRLFSAQFINRASDRWY
- the pth gene encoding aminoacyl-tRNA hydrolase produces the protein MTQSKPLSFVFVGLGNPGSEYEMTRHNMGYLVVQALANRMGWHFKEDKYFNALIAKGVIGDASVHLFLPLTYMNLSGTAIKRYLNFFKLPLSHLVIVTDDIALSFGRLRLKTMGSAGGHNGLKSVETHLGTSHYIRLRMGIGHPGEKQLAGYVLDRFSPDELNHLTTFVDRGVDVLLRLLKENVSQVMNAVNTAPRKASPVSLPKQEPIDLTKPPLQG
- the grpE gene encoding nucleotide exchange factor GrpE; this translates as MTDESSKNDPSSNWPKDVREAYESLKLPSLYDCVLENERLSLELRKQGRDIKIMAENMGKMVSQFDSLLMAISEEWEEYEEEPEGALPAIASLSEKEGELTDLEIELLNDRQAYLEKQSQEAFIEIADAIFDLSQYSKQMSHQVLNVLPKKEGLLAHLPYWHPLVENLIGLWQGQVNHLRYKMLARLENMHIYLIDPQSGEEFNEDEHQALERIAGGQMGKIAQTIRVGYRHGNKILRQAAVAIFV